GAAATCCCTTACTTTTCTTTTTTCCTGTACATGGCGAGCATGCGCTGCGTCACCAGAAAACCGCCAAAAATATTGACACTCGCCAGAACCAGCGCCACAAATCCGAAAAAGGTCGCCGCACCGGAAAGCGACAGCCCCACCGCCAGCAGCGCGCCGACAACAATCACCGAGGAAATCGCATTGGTCACCGCCATCAGCGGCGTATGCAGAGCCGGCGTCACCGCCCAGACAACATAGTAGCCGACAAAAATCGACAACACAAAAATCGCCAGTTGAAAAATAAACGGATCAATCGCCCCGCCGCTCGCGGCCTGCGCCGCTTGTGCCAGCGCGTCCGAAACCCCGTCATTTGCCGTGCGCACGGCGTCAACAGCCTGCGCCAGATTTTCAAACGCTTTATCAAGAGCCTCTGTCACCATTACTGTGCTCCTTCTCTCTCTTCCGCCCTGTCGGCTCTCTCTTCTGTGGTTGCTTTTGGTTTCGCCTCTCCTTTCGCGAAAGCAGGATGAACAATCCTGCCGTCACGGGTCAGCAAGGTCGCCTTGACAAGGTCATCCTCATCATTGACAGCCAGCTTTTTTGCTTGCCTGTCCGTCATGCTTTCAACAAAGGCATAAAGATTGCGCGCATAAAGCTGTGAAGCCGTGGCGGCGATTCGGCCCGCCACATTGGTATAGCCGACAATCTTCACGCCTTCGACCTCGACAATCTCGTCCACCTTCGCACCTTCAACATTGCCGCCGCGCTCAACCGCGAGGTCCACCACCACCGAACCGGGGCGCATGGTTTTCAGCATTTCACGGGTGATAAGCCGCGGCGCGGGACGCCCGGGGACAAGCGCCGTGGTGATGACAATATCCTGCCTGGCAATATGATCCGCTGTCAGCGCCGCCTGTTTTTCCTGATAGTCTTTTGACATTTCACGGGCATAACCGCCCGCTGTTTCAGCAGCGCGGAACTCGTCATCCTCCACCGCGATAAACTTTGCGCCAAGGGAGGCTACCTGCTCTTTCGCCGCCGGACGCACGTCATTGGCTGTCACCACGGCTCCCAGACGGCGCGCCGTGGCAATGGCCTGAAGACCGGCAACACCCGCACCCATGACAAACACCTTCGCCGCCGGTACAGTGCCGGCGGCAGTCATCATCATCGGCACAGCGCGGTCATAAACGGACGCCGCGTCAATCACCGCCTGATAACCGGCAAGATTGGCCTGCGAGGACAGCACATCCATCACCTGCGCACGGGTGATGCGCGGCATGAACTCCATGGAAAACCCTGTCACACCGGCCCTGGCAATGGCCTCAATTTCCCTTTCCGCCCCAAAAGGATCAAAGAGGGCAATGACCACCGCGCCCTTTTTGTAAGCAGCCGCTTCCTGCGCCGTCGGGCGGCGCACTTTCAGGATAATATCCGCCTTTGCTCCATCCGCAGCGGCAACAATCCCGGCACCGGCCTTTTCATAATCTTCATCGGGAATTGCTGAAAGCCGGCCTGCCGCTTTTTCAACAGCAACCTGATAACCAAGTGCCACATACTTCTTCACCGTTTCGGGCGAGGCGGCAACACGCGGCTCGTTTTTCTCTGTCTCCCGGGCAATAAAAATAGTCTCGGCCAAACTGCATCTCCTTGTTCCGACATTTTGATAGAACACCGCAAATATATTTTGTCTGCGCTCGCAATGCGCCCATCATATGGGAGTTTTCCCCCTGTCGCAATTGCTCTTTGCCACCGGACAGGAGAATTTCAGCAAAACATGGTTTTAAAAACCGGATATGTCTTCTTCTTGCCCAAAATACAAAGAACGTGTATCACCAGATAAAACCGGAATACAAAAACTTCCTTTTTGTTTTTGTAAAGGTTAATACAAAAACTTCCTTTTTGTTCTTGTAAAGGTTAATGTAACAGGTAGTAATTTATGTCCGGTCACTCCCAGCCTCTTATTGCCATTCCGGCAAACAGTTTCCCTTATGAAGACCATATCCGCCATGGCGTACAGGCGCAATATCTCGCCGCCGCGCTTGATGTCGCCGGTGTCACGCCGCTGCTTGTCCCGGCTTTGGGAGAAAAGCTCGATATTGCCGCCATCCTTGATTCTGTTGACGGCATCCTGATAACCGGCGCGCGCTCCAATGTGCACCCCGCCCATTACGGCGAGGCGGAAACAGCGGCGCATGCCCCGTTTGATCCGGGCCGTGACGCAACCACTCTGCCGCTTATCCGCATGGCGCTTGCCCGCGGCATACCGCTTCTGGCCATCTGCCGCGGCATGCAGGAGCTAAACGTTGCCCTTGGCGGCACGCTTCTTTCCCATGTGCAGGAATTGCCCGGGCGGGACGACCACCGCGCACCGGAAAACGCCCTGCCGGACGAACGTTATACCCTGCGCCAGAAAGTCAGCGTGCGGAAAAACAGCCGCCTCGCCGCCATTGTCGGTGCCGGGGATATTCTGGTCAATTCGGTGCATGAACAGGCAATCGGCGAACTGGCGCCGGCAGTGACGGTTGAAGCAACAGCCCCCGACGGCACGATTGAGGCAATCTCCGTCAGGGACGCAAAGGATTTTGCCCTTGGGCTGCAATGGCACCCGGAATACTGGGCAACGTCAGACAAGCCTTCCAACGCTATTTTCAAAAGTTTCGGCGCGGCCGTTTACAACTGCCACGCCAGGAAAACATCACCCCGCAATCAGAAATGAACAAATAGCGCTTTTCAATCCGGAAAAATTTTTCTATGAAAAGCTGAGCGCAAGGGACAGTCCTGCCAGCAGGCACGGGATACGAAAAAGAGGGAGAGAAATATGGCAAACATTATCAGCGGCACGCATTTGGCCGCAGACGTGATTGAAACAGTTAAAACCGGTGCGCAGGCACTGCTGAAAAGCCATGATATCCGCCCCGGGCTTGCCGTTATCATTGTCGGGGAAGATCCGGCCAGTCAGATTTATGTCGCCTCCAAGGGGCGCAAGGCGGAAGAGTGCGGCTTTCACGCCGTCACCCACCGGCTCACAGCGGACACCAGCGAGGACCAGCTGTTGCAGCTGATTGGTGAATTAAACGCCGACCCGGCCATTCATGGCATTCTGGTGCAGCTGCCGCTGCCCGCCCATATCCATGAGGAAAACATCACACAGGCCGTTTCACCGGACAAGGATGTTGACGGTTTCCACTACAGCAATATCGGCAAACTCGTTGCCGGCGCGGGAGAAGACGGGTTTGTGCCCTGCACACCGGCCGGCGCGATGATGATGATTCGCCGCGTGCGCGGTGATGATCTTTCCGGTCTTGATGCGGTGGTGGTCGGCCGTTCCAATATTGTCGGCAAACCGATGGCCAGCCTGCTGCTTGCCGCCAGTGCCACAGTGACCATCGCCCACAGCCGCACGCACGAACTTGAGGAAGTGGTGCGCAGCGCCGATATTCTTGTCACCGCCATTGGCCAGCCTGAATTTGTCAAAGGCGTATGGATCAAGCCCGGCGCAACCATTATTGATGTCGGTATCAACCGTATCCCCGACCCGCACAAAGGTGAAGGTGCCACCCGGCTTGTCGGTGATGTTGAATTTGATATCGCTTCTGTGGTGGCGCGCGATATCACACCAGTGCCGGGCGGTGTCGGCCCGATGACCATCGCCATGCTGATGGCCAACACATTAAAGGCCGCCTGCCTCTCTGCCGGTGTTAAGCCACCGGTTATCCGCTAATTGCACAGCATATCTGTCACAGGGTCGTATCAGCGCAATAGCCTCTGACAAAAGCAGTCAGAATCAGGCGCAATTGCCCGCGCAGCACATCCTGTGACAAAATTGGCATACGCCCCTGCAGCCCCAGAAAAATAATGCCGTGCACACCGGAATACAGATTGCGCGCCAGCAACCGGCAACCCTGCCGCGAAATGGGTTTGAGGGCGGCAAGCGGCGCTTCAATATAACGAAACAGCGCGTAATGTTCCTGCAGGTGCCAGTCGGGAATCTGCCCGTCCGGCGGTAATATATGTTCAAACACCGCCGCCCAGCGGTTGCGGTTTGCCACAACAAAATCAAGATACGCATGGCTGAGCGCCAGCAGCCGCGTCAGCGGGGCCTTGTCACGGTTGTCATGGTCAATTTTTGCCAGATGCCGGTCAAGCGCATGCAGAGTCTGTGAATTGGCGGCGATAATCAGCGCGTCAAGATCAGCATAAAGATTATACACAGTGCCGACAGAACAGCCCACAGCAGCAGCAATATCACGTATATTCAGGCTGGCCAGACCATGGGCGGCAATCTGCCCTTCAACATAATCGAGCACTTTCCCGCGCAGGACATTGCGCTTTTCATCCGTTTTCACCACACGCTGTTTCCTTGTACGACAACACCCCTTTTTAAAGGTGCAATCCGGTTTTTCAAAAAAATTGAACAAAGTTCATTTTTTAGCTTGAACATTGCCTGATTTTCATTTATCACTATTTTGAACATCGTTCAACAAAACTTTTACACGAAATACAGGAATTTAAAAATGTCTGGCCGCCTTATTTTTTCCCGCCGTTTTGCGCCATTGTTTCTGACACAGGCACTGGCGGCGTTTAATGACAATTTTCTCAAATTCATCCTCGGCCTTGTCATCATAAACCAGCTTGGCGAAAGCGCCGGCGAATCATTGAACACGCTGGCGGCGGCAATTTTTATTGCGCCGTTTCTGGCGCTTTCCTCGCTTGGCGGCGAACTGGCCGACAAATACGACAAAGCCACGCTCGCCCGCCTGTTGAAGGGCAGTGAAATTGCTGTCGCGCTTGTTGCGGCGCTTGGTTTCTACTGGCATTCCATTGCGCTATTGCTGCTGGCGCTGTTTGGCTTCGGTGTCGGCTCGGCGCTGTTCGGCCCGGTTAAATACGCCATCCTGCCCGCTTTAATGCGCAATGAAGAACTGGCAAAAGCCAATGCCTGGATTGAAGGGGCGACATTTGCCGCCATTCTTGGCGGGACACAGCTTGCTGTTGCCGTCTTTTCAACAAGCCTTGACAACCCGGCGCTGTTTGCCGCCCTGATGGTTGCCATCGCTGTCGCCTGCTATGGTACAAGCCTGGCTATTCCCAAAACCGGACGCGCCGCACCGTCCAGTCAGATCAACCGCAACATCTTCACCTCCACCACGACATTGCTGCGTGACCTTTATGCCGACAAGCGCCTGTTTGTCACTGCGCTGATTTCCTGCTGGTTCTGGCTGGTCGGCGCACTGATGATAACCCTGCTGATTCCACTGGTTAAAAATGTCCTTGGCGGCAATGAGGCGCTGAGCGGCGCTTATCTTGCCTTGTTCACCATTGCCGTGGCACTCGGCTCGGCCTGTACTGCATGGCTGGTCAATGGCCGCATTGTGCTGCTGCTTGCACCCCTTGGCACTTTCATCGCCGGCCTTTTTACCGCTGACCTCGCCTTTGTTCTGGCCTATACAGCGCCGGTTGCGGATGCCGGTTCCTTCACCGTTCTTTTCACCGATCCGGCAGCACGCCATATCGGCATTGATTTTGCCGGTATCGCCTTCTTCGGCGCCATGATTGTCGTGCCAGGCTTTGCCGCCCTGCAACAATGGGCGCATGAGACACACAAGGCACGTATTATCGCCAGCGCCAATGTGTTGTCTGCCGCCTGTATGGCAGGCGGCACTGCGCTGGTGGCGCTGGCGCAGCTTCTCGGCGCAGGCCTTGCCGCCATCTTTGCCGCCATTGCCGCCTGTTCGCTTCCTGTCTCCTTGCTGATGCTCAAATATCTGCCGACAAGCCCGCTCGGTGATCTGATCAAGCTTGTTTTCCGCATTGTTTTCCGCCTCGAAATTGCCGGCACGGAAAATCTTGACCATGCCGGCAGGCAACCGGTCTTCGCCCTCAACCACATTTCTTTTCTTGACGCGCCCTTGTCGCTGGTGCTGAGCGACCGCAAACCGGTTTTCGCTATTCATCAGGACATGATCAAAAAATGGTGGGTGAAGCCGTTTCTCAAACTCATCCGCGCCATACCGGTTGACCCGTCAAAACCGATAGCAACCCGCACGCTGATTCGCGCTGTGCAGGACGGTAACCCGCTGGTGATTTTCCCTGAAGGGCGCATCACCACCACCGGCAGCCTGATGAAAATCTATGACGGCGCCGCCATGGTGGCTGATAAAACCGGCAGCCCGATTATACCGGTGCGCATTGACGGGCTGGAACGCACGCCATTTTCGCACCTGGGCAAAAGCCAGCTCAGAAAACGCCTGTTTCCCAAGGTCAGAATGACCATTCTGCCGCCGGAACATATGGCCATTAACAACGCAATCAAAGGAAAAAAGCGCCGGCAACATGCCGGAACGCACCTCTATCACATCATGTCCAATATGATTTTCCAGACAAACCACACCTCGCAAACCCTGCTTGAAGCCACCATTGACGCTGCACGCAAAAACGGTATGAAACATAAAACGGTTCAGGATCCGCTTGGACACGCCCTCAGCTATGGCAAACTGCTGACGGCAAGTGCAGTTCTGGCGCGCAAATTTGCCCGCGATTTTCATGACAGCACCGCAGTCGGCGTCATGCTGCCGACCACCAATGGCGCAGCGGCGGTGTTTCTCGGCCTGATTTCCGCCGGTAAAGTCCCTGCCATGCTGAACTTCTCCGCCGGTCTCAGCAACCTTCTCGCCGCCTGCCGGACAGCGCAAATCCGCACCTTGCTGACCTCACGCGCTTTTATC
This is a stretch of genomic DNA from Candidatus Tokpelaia hoelldoblerii. It encodes these proteins:
- the pntA2 gene encoding NAD(P) transhydrogenase subunit alpha-2 (bhsal13970), which gives rise to MVTEALDKAFENLAQAVDAVRTANDGVSDALAQAAQAASGGAIDPFIFQLAIFVLSIFVGYYVVWAVTPALHTPLMAVTNAISSVIVVGALLAVGLSLSGAATFFGFVALVLASVNIFGGFLVTQRMLAMYRKKEK
- the pntA1 gene encoding NAD(P) transhydrogenase subunit alpha (bhsal13980); this translates as MAETIFIARETEKNEPRVAASPETVKKYVALGYQVAVEKAAGRLSAIPDEDYEKAGAGIVAAADGAKADIILKVRRPTAQEAAAYKKGAVVIALFDPFGAEREIEAIARAGVTGFSMEFMPRITRAQVMDVLSSQANLAGYQAVIDAASVYDRAVPMMMTAAGTVPAAKVFVMGAGVAGLQAIATARRLGAVVTANDVRPAAKEQVASLGAKFIAVEDDEFRAAETAGGYAREMSKDYQEKQAALTADHIARQDIVITTALVPGRPAPRLITREMLKTMRPGSVVVDLAVERGGNVEGAKVDEIVEVEGVKIVGYTNVAGRIAATASQLYARNLYAFVESMTDRQAKKLAVNDEDDLVKATLLTRDGRIVHPAFAKGEAKPKATTEERADRAEEREGAQ
- a CDS encoding Glutamine amidotransferase, class I (bhsal13990) — its product is MSGHSQPLIAIPANSFPYEDHIRHGVQAQYLAAALDVAGVTPLLVPALGEKLDIAAILDSVDGILITGARSNVHPAHYGEAETAAHAPFDPGRDATTLPLIRMALARGIPLLAICRGMQELNVALGGTLLSHVQELPGRDDHRAPENALPDERYTLRQKVSVRKNSRLAAIVGAGDILVNSVHEQAIGELAPAVTVEATAPDGTIEAISVRDAKDFALGLQWHPEYWATSDKPSNAIFKSFGAAVYNCHARKTSPRNQK
- the folD gene encoding Tetrahydrofolate dehydrogenase/cyclohydrolase FolD (bhsal14000), whose protein sequence is MANIISGTHLAADVIETVKTGAQALLKSHDIRPGLAVIIVGEDPASQIYVASKGRKAEECGFHAVTHRLTADTSEDQLLQLIGELNADPAIHGILVQLPLPAHIHEENITQAVSPDKDVDGFHYSNIGKLVAGAGEDGFVPCTPAGAMMMIRRVRGDDLSGLDAVVVGRSNIVGKPMASLLLAASATVTIAHSRTHELEEVVRSADILVTAIGQPEFVKGVWIKPGATIIDVGINRIPDPHKGEGATRLVGDVEFDIASVVARDITPVPGGVGPMTIAMLMANTLKAACLSAGVKPPVIR
- a CDS encoding Transcriptional regulatory protein, TetR family (bhsal14010) produces the protein MVKTDEKRNVLRGKVLDYVEGQIAAHGLASLNIRDIAAAVGCSVGTVYNLYADLDALIIAANSQTLHALDRHLAKIDHDNRDKAPLTRLLALSHAYLDFVVANRNRWAAVFEHILPPDGQIPDWHLQEHYALFRYIEAPLAALKPISRQGCRLLARNLYSGVHGIIFLGLQGRMPILSQDVLRGQLRLILTAFVRGYCADTTL
- a CDS encoding Putative transmembrane AMP-binding acyltransferase family protein (bhsal14020); the protein is MSGRLIFSRRFAPLFLTQALAAFNDNFLKFILGLVIINQLGESAGESLNTLAAAIFIAPFLALSSLGGELADKYDKATLARLLKGSEIAVALVAALGFYWHSIALLLLALFGFGVGSALFGPVKYAILPALMRNEELAKANAWIEGATFAAILGGTQLAVAVFSTSLDNPALFAALMVAIAVACYGTSLAIPKTGRAAPSSQINRNIFTSTTTLLRDLYADKRLFVTALISCWFWLVGALMITLLIPLVKNVLGGNEALSGAYLALFTIAVALGSACTAWLVNGRIVLLLAPLGTFIAGLFTADLAFVLAYTAPVADAGSFTVLFTDPAARHIGIDFAGIAFFGAMIVVPGFAALQQWAHETHKARIIASANVLSAACMAGGTALVALAQLLGAGLAAIFAAIAACSLPVSLLMLKYLPTSPLGDLIKLVFRIVFRLEIAGTENLDHAGRQPVFALNHISFLDAPLSLVLSDRKPVFAIHQDMIKKWWVKPFLKLIRAIPVDPSKPIATRTLIRAVQDGNPLVIFPEGRITTTGSLMKIYDGAAMVADKTGSPIIPVRIDGLERTPFSHLGKSQLRKRLFPKVRMTILPPEHMAINNAIKGKKRRQHAGTHLYHIMSNMIFQTNHTSQTLLEATIDAARKNGMKHKTVQDPLGHALSYGKLLTASAVLARKFARDFHDSTAVGVMLPTTNGAAAVFLGLISAGKVPAMLNFSAGLSNLLAACRTAQIRTLLTSRAFIRQARLDLIIEEMTKTVGIVYIEDLRANITFSDKIGGILRKTKPLVKKSGDDPAVILFTSGSESLPKGVVLSHNNIIANTAQAAARIDFNSADKLFNTMPFFHSFGLTVGLVLPLVHGVPVYLYPSPLHYRIIPELIYSCNATIILGTDTFLTGYARTANPYDLRSLRLCIAGAEPVKDSTRQIYMEKFGLRILEGYGVTETAPVIALNTPMSNKTGTVGKMLPGMEYRLEPVPGMEEGGRLLVKGPNVMAGYLLAENPGMLVPPPEGWHDTGDIVTIDEEGFIRIVGRAKRFAKIGGEMISLAAIEKLADEFWPNTPCTVAALKDARKGERLVLITEAENADRAAFMKFIKGKGATDLSLPSEIITAKVPLLGSGKVDFAAAMKLAESLQ